Proteins encoded within one genomic window of Setaria italica strain Yugu1 chromosome IV, Setaria_italica_v2.0, whole genome shotgun sequence:
- the LOC101783911 gene encoding uncharacterized protein LOC101783911, protein MESTDKDEKNLTVTKECTKPEENCGDAGDLSRKTEKLNVEEATNSSNVDLSEESEAQIREEGNSAKYLNGQMNESTSTDAMEPVDSNQITKEILAEDKSEEPVFDGTEVPEMEEMRRSSNQSVELDSEAQGSVLNERAVAIKNFVKEKSAIAVSTFMRRLSGKKDENEFKVEADKSDGSECINSEKTGSDAEPKPKEVQQKTDERTAWNPLNLIKIGRDFDTFITGEAGHEDVPGLLEQPTVKGRIIIYTKLGCEDCKMVRLFLHQKRLKYVEINIDIFPSRKLELEKNTGSFTVPKVYFNDLLIGGLIELKKMEDSGILDEHIGVLFKEEPSSSAPLPPLPGEDDESGSGKMDELATIVRKMRESVTPKDRFYKMRRFSNCFLGSEAVDFLSEDQYLERDEAVEFGRKLASKYFFRHVLDENVFEDGNQLYRFLDHDPVVMTQCYNIPRGIIDVAPKPIAEIATRLRLLSYAIFEAYVSVDGRHVDYRSIQGCEEFKRYIRTIEELQRVEIDDLSREEKLAFFINLYNMMAIHALVTCGHPAGPLDRKKFFGDFKCVIGGCAYSLSAIQNGILRGNQRPPYNIAKPFGQKDRRSKVALPYHEPPVHFALVCGTKSGPALRCYSPGDIDKELMEAARDFLRNGGLIVDPDAKVASASKILKWYSSDFGKNETEVLKHAANYLEPAQSEQLLELLASTQLKVAYQPYDWSINI, encoded by the exons AAATCTTACTGTAACCAAAGAGTGTACTAAACCTGAAGAAAATTGTGGAGATGCAGGAGATTTGTCAAGGAAAACAGAAAAGTTAAATGTAGAAGAAGCAACAAATTCTTCGAATGTGGATTTAAGTGAGGAGTCAGAAGCACAGATCCGAGAGGAAGGTAATTCAGCAAAGTACTTAAATGGGCAGATGAATGAAAGTACAAGTACAGACGCCATGGAACCTGTAGATTCAAACCAGATCACAAAAGAGATTCTTGCTGAAGACAAATCTGAAGAGCCAGTGTTTGATGGAACTGAGGTTCCTGAAATGGAAGAAATGAGGCGCTCATCCAATCAGTCTGTGGAACTTGACTCAGAGGCTCAGGGGTCTGTACTCAATGAGCGAGCTGTTGCAATCAAGAATTTTGTTAAAGAAAAGAGTGCCATTGCAGTTTCAACATTTATGCGGCGCCTTTCTGGCAAAAAGGATGAAAATGAGTTCAAGGTTGAAGCTGACAAGAGTGATGGTTCAGAATGCATCAACAGCGAGAAGACTGGGTCTGATGCTGAACCTAAACCTAAAGAGGTGCAGCAGAAAACCGACGAAAGGACTGCTTGGAATCCACTAAACTTGATTAAAATTGGACGAGATTTTGATACTTTTATAACTGGGGAAGCAGGGCATGAAGATGTGCCTGGTTTGTTGGAGCAACCAACAGTAAAGGGTAGGATTATAATATACACAAAACTGGGGTGTGAAGATTGCAAAATGGTTCGTCTTTTCTTGCATCAGAAAAGGCTCAAGTATGTTGAGATCAACATTGACATCTTCCCCAGTAGAAAGTTGGAATTGGAGAAGAATACTGGGTCATTTACTGTACCAAAAGTTTATTTCAACGACCTTCTGATCGGAGGATTAATTGAGTTGAAAAAAATGGAAGATTCTGGCATACTTGATGAGCATATCGGTGTTCTTTTCAAAGAAGAACCCTCATCTTCTGCTCCCTTACCTCCCTTACCTGGAGAAGATGATGAATCTGGAAGTGGGAAGATGGATGAGTTGGCAACCATTGTCAGAAAAATGAGAGAGTCGGTCACTCCTAAGGATAGATTCTATAAGATGAGAAGATTTAGTAACTGCTTTCTTGGTAGCGAAGCTGTGGATTTCTTGTCAGAAGATCAGTATTTGGAGAGAGATGAG GCAGTGGAATTTGGAAGGAAGCTTGCAAGCAAATACTTCTTTCGTCATGTTCTAGA TGAGAATGTCTTTGAAGATGGAAATCAGCTGTATCGTTTCCTGGATCATGATCCTGTAGTTATGACTCAGTGCTACAACATCCCTAGGGGCATTATTGATGTTGCACCGAAACCTATTGCTGAAATTGCAACAAGGTTGAGATTATTATCTTATGCCATTTTTGAAGCTTATGTATCTGTGGATGGTAGACATGTTGACTACAGAAGCATCCAGGGCTGTGAGGAATTTAAAAG GTATATTAGAACAATCGAGGAGCTCCAAAGGGTGGAAATTGATGACTTATCACGTGAAGAAAAGCTAGCTTTCTTCATAAATCTCTACAATATGATGGCTATCCATGCATTAGTGACATGTGGCCATCCTGCTGGACCACTGGACAGGAAAAAGTTTTTTGGAGATTTCAAGTGTGTCATTGGTGGATGTGCTTATTCACTTTCAGCTATCCAAAACGGCATTCTACGTGGCAACCAAAGGCCACCATACAACATTGCTAAACCTTTCGGACAGAAAGACCGAAGATCCAAG GTGGCCCTTCCATACCATGAACCTCCTGTTCACTTTGCTTTGGTATGTGGCACCAAATCTGGACCTGCCCTTAGGTGTTACTCGCCAGGAGATATTGACAAAGAATTAATGGAAGCTGCACGTGATTTCCTAAGGAATGGAGGACTGATTGTTGACCCTGATGCCAAAGTTGCATCTGCAAGCAAGATTTTAAAATG GTATAGCTCAGATTTTGGCAAGAATGAGACGGAAGTACTGAAGCACGCCGCAAACTACCTTGAGCCTGCACAGTCAGAGCAGCTCTTGGAACTTCTCGCGAGCACTCAACTGAAAGTCGCGTACCAACCCTACGACTGGAGCATAAACATTTAG